One genomic region from Lineus longissimus chromosome 6, tnLinLong1.2, whole genome shotgun sequence encodes:
- the LOC135489954 gene encoding uncharacterized protein LOC135489954, with the protein MAKDQFLLGVTATEPVKQQLLMSSPKSVGEAIRKVRQLEAAQLLLKQGTRQREDRNDGSASSGKGRVASATSGTTAPKADSDISKVLDLLQKMESRISKLESTGTTNSERTSEDMRCWRCKEWGHQARQCPTIECYNCHGTGHMARSCPQNDQENSKSGSSRGGRTLRHQ; encoded by the coding sequence ATGGCAAAGGACCAGTTTCTGTTGGGAGTGACTGCCACAGAACCTGTTAAGCAACAACTTCTCATGAGTTCCCCAAAATCCGTGGGAGAAGCCATAAGGAAAGTGCGTCAGCTAGAGGCTGCACAGCTCCTTCTCAAACAGGGGACCAGGCAGCGTGAGGATAGGAATGATGGTAGTGCATCATCCGGGAAAGGCAGGGTGGCAAGTGCTACCTCTGGGACCACTGCACCGAAAGCAGATTCGGACATAAGCAAGGTTCTGGACCTGCTGCAGAAGATGGAATCCAGGATAAGCAAGTTGGAATCCACCGGCACAACAAATTCTGAGAGGACGTCTGAGGACATGCGCTGTTGGCGTTGTAAGGAGTGGGGTCACCAGGCCCGTCAGTGCCCAACCATAGAGTGCTATAACTGTCATGGCACTGGACATATGGCCAGGTCTTGCCCCCAGAATGATCAGGAAAACTCCAAGTCGGGGTCGTCACGGGGCGGACGGACCCTCAGACATCAGTAG